From a single Rutidosis leptorrhynchoides isolate AG116_Rl617_1_P2 chromosome 5, CSIRO_AGI_Rlap_v1, whole genome shotgun sequence genomic region:
- the LOC139849656 gene encoding secreted RxLR effector protein 161-like — translation MATPMETNVKLTLEGEGEPFDSTKYRGMIGSLFYLTANRPDIMFSVCLCARFQENPKTSHVEAVKRIFRYLKGTMHLGLWYPKFTGIDIMCFANSDHGGSMIDRKSTSGVCAFVGLCLTSWFSKKKTSVALSTTEAEYVAMGRECAQVLWMKKNFLDYDKVESAENIADIFAKPLKKDTFNLLRNGLGMMEHTP, via the exons ATGGCGACTCCAATGGAAACAAATGTGAAACTTACTTTAGAAGGAGAAGGAGAACCATTTGATAGTACTAAATATAGGGGAATGATTGGATCCCTTTTTTATTTAACGGCAAATCGGCCAGACATCATGTTTAGCGTGTGCTTATGTGCAAGATTTCAAGAGAATCCAAAGACGTCGCACGTAGAGGCcgttaaaaggatctttagatACTTAAAAGGAACAATGCATCTTGGGTTATGGTATCCAAAGTTTACCGGAAttgatattatgtgctttgcgAATTCCGATCATGGTGGATCAAtgattgatagaaaaagcacaagtGGAGTATGCGCGTTCGTAGGGCTTTGCTTAACGTCATGGTTCTCAAAGAAGAAAACATCCGTCGCATTgtctaccaccgaagccgaatatgtagCGATGGGAAGAGAGTGCGCACAAGTGCTATGGATGAAGAAAAACTTCCTCGATTACG ATAAGGTAGAATCTGCTGAAAACATAGCTGACATATTCGCTAAGCCCCTTAAAAAGGATACCTTTAACTTGCTTAGGAATGGTTTGGGAATGATGGAACATACTCCGTAA